From the Rhinatrema bivittatum chromosome 7, aRhiBiv1.1, whole genome shotgun sequence genome, one window contains:
- the LOC115096245 gene encoding uncharacterized protein LOC115096245, producing MGNETSKADNQPGVAGDVPLPPEPGTQQESSSPKILKAECGKPSEHSQTIKKKKQWKKGTDKSINRDTSNTSLTFPIDEVPSSVTQGNSQDPLSLSLGPPVSEFSSQVTTEENQDNLIPRLVLPIHDSSTSVTSGVNQSTPRLSHGLPINEISSSVTPEENQDTPNLTLKFPIDEISASVTSGISQDTPSLSFGLPINEISASVIPGENQDASRLTFGLPIDEISVIPNDIHENPSLNLELPIDEISVIPDDTQDTPSLGLGFPINEISPVNLGENQDTPSLILELPIDEISVIPDDTQDTPSLSLELPINEISSPVTPGDNQDASSLTLGLPIKEISVISDNTQEIPSLGLGFPINEISPVTLGENQDTPSLNLELPIDEISVIPDDTQDTPSLSLELPINEISSPVTPGDNQDASSLTLGLPIKEISVISDNTQEIPSLGLGFPINEISPVTLGENQDTPSLILELPIDEISVIPDDTQDNSSLSLGLPINEISSPVTTEENQNNHTLTLGLPISFSDDILDTPSLSLGLPINGISLETSEVNQPNLIPRLVLPINEISTTVTSGVSQGTSRLSHGLPINEISFPVTPEENQDIPSLALNFPIDKISVIPDNTQEIPSLSLGLPINEISPVTLGENQDTPSLILEPPIDEISVISDNTQDTHNLPINEISSPLTPGDNQDTSSLTRGLSIEEISASVTSVVNQGTSSLGLPIKEISTIVNPGNNKDIPSLSSNIPTKDISASVASGISQDISSLSFGHPIEEIAPGDNQYTPSLSLGFSIKDISASAVLGDSQDTSSLSLSLPSKEISTPANPENNQDTHNLSSGLSIHEIFTSVTLEVSKDNTSLSRRLPINELSSPVSPGGNQDTPSLKITVPWDEKCSLEVARARSSGFKDLREKDQVHSNQSIGSDPALLFASPGGSESGRHETAGPGSRRRKGGGAGGETQAAGSGAASPEPGASGPAEDAASASGGAAEPRGFVLPLPVPDPCGGSGRSRGKKALVAEVESHSGGAFLSASGDKGRAEEGSLISRWPARAGLTPFREAGLLPAREQLGVQHQPPVCLLPVGREDEDCVTLQESEQDLGLHETAAMTEGAAGSADGPITRQENAILHPRGSDTGTSGAAEAVTGRPEVPSAGAVSFLVCGDDEREMETSASAPGLPLSTAQAVGAEREQDANGASGAAEREAGGAAGVSPSPESDQQARSAPTAQEASRDSQAGERRCLAGDGLPYPRGAAAASACESPSSDAAHGETGAGVSARSPPPPDPEALQRDGALSGSDVPTLEGKEGDLFVPPFRDVGADGSSPGHRGPTVRQDAPGESAPEAHGKAQQQEVLESEEGLEGKGCAGPLDTGPASPAGSPESERSCLPPTETSDSDPKACVESMSCGEKDKAEDDSGDDEEKAQLCEAGGERDVLIPAKPDHKKPSQEERAGEQAALIQAHLSPCETLQALAISHPPLSERVQEAEGKAAAALHAGRADPEASGAAAQGDESPCSLGFAEAAQSLRPTPAKHGEHKHAERSRLALLSHAGDDSGRPPKEVLDSFPVLPVEQHQEAQAPCAEKPASVCRAVPGSPAVTGELTACPSDTQRAPTAANAQEALPTNAKPAARVPQAPGNLGSDPPRDTTRAQGNEGPEGQHPTSELACTAASERAARAPGPSDSSVPAKQRAGEEVLENDAAIQAEASGELCRSQRAEDEHRPGAHALPGSGLPADPRKETRCHEAGARQAVVMEETAAGSQRQRAPGLVERRGLTGAASGVQPDSEPAVPEATFLSEGQQRRTAAKEQSAPGLCPHPPSGAEGPGALHPPPPPPQSSTERAGQEGAAEVQSKRPAEPQPQPEAEATEGARGSEAGKNLQFSESESPTHESHAGEEEGSEQRSEVRPADPALPASKHRQSKSSAPLAPELPVGPGASRHRAEVAAGGVAGPAKEAHVEGSRTEGAQAVPAAGAPAPSALRKDPQEGAAQEAVPGRSEGGKGGGPGQTSPPGARPAPAVAREAAAEEGQRAGEESKEGEAQHGRPEAQGRLANACRDDGWASLAGAGARRASTESLGAGATGQDTLGRRRVNAREEVVSEQNKRAVTGTEGSRPQTSSGPEGNSAASSLAASYDGPDTQHLDESLPYVVQMQPPVPSCAGSQSLPVPNTHHETTQEPIPSCASLQSLPEPGSHHVTTQEPIPSCASLQSLPVPGTHHETTQEPIPSCASLQSLPEPGSHHVTTQEPIPSCASLQSLPVPGTHHETTQEPIPSCASLQSLPEPGSHHETTQESIPSCASLQSLPVPGTHHETTQEPIPSCASLQSLPEPGSHHVTTQEPIPSCASLQSLPVPGTHHETTQEPIPSCASLQSLPEPGSHHETTQESIPSCASLQSLPVPGTHHETTQEPIPSCASLQSLPEPGSHHETTQEPIPSCASLQSLPEPGSHHETTQEPIPSCASLQSLPVPGTHHETTQEPIPSCASLQSLPEPGSHHETTQESIPSCASLQSLPVPGTHHETTQEPIPSCASLQSLPEPGSHHETTQESIPSCASLQSLPVPGTHHETTQESIPSCASLQSLPEPGSHHETTQESIPSCASLQSLPVPGSHHETTQESIPSCASLQSLPVPGTHHETTQEPIPSCASLQSLPVPGTHHETTQEPIPSCASLQSLPEPGSHHKTTQESIPSCASLQSLPEPGSHHETTQEPVPSCAGPQSLPVPGSHHKTTQEPIPSCASLQSLPEPGSHHETTQEPIPSCASLQSLPEPGTHHVTTQEPIPSCASLQSLPEPGSHHVTTQEPIPSCASLQSLPEPGSHHETTQEPVPSCASLQSLPEPGSHHVTTQEPIPSCASLQSLPEPGSHHETTQEPVPSCASLQSLPEPGSHHVTTQEPIPSCASLQSLPEPGSHHETTQEPIPSCASLQSLPEPGSHHETTQEPIPSCASLQSLPVPGTHHETTQEPIPSCASLQSLPEPGSHHVTTQEPIPSCASLQSLPVPGTHLETTQEPVPSYASLQSLPEPGTHYETTQEPVPSSASLQSLPEPGSHHETTQEPVPSCASLQSLPVPDTHHETTQEPVPSCASLQSLPVHGSHDVTTQRSGVQRYFV from the exons GAGTCTTCATCACCCAAGATCTTAAAAGCAGAGTGTGGAAAACCTTCTGAACACAGCCAGAccataaagaaaaagaaacagtggAAGAAAGGCACAGATAAAAGTATTAACCGGGACACTTCAAATACAAGCCTTACCTTTCCTATTGATGAGGTCCCATCCTCAGTAACCCAAGGAAATAGCCAGGACCCCCTCAGCCTGAGCCTTGGGCCCCCCGTTAGTGAGTTCTCTTCCCAAGTAACCACAGAAGAGAATCAGGACAACCTCATCCCGAGGCTTGTGCTTCCCATCCATGACAGCTCCACCTCAGTAACTTCAGGAGTAAACCAGAGCACTCCCAGATTGAGCCATGGACTCCCCATCAATGAAATCTCCTCCTCTGTAACCCCAGAAGAGAATCAGGATACCCCCAATCTGACTCTCAAGTTCCCCATTGATGAGATCTCAGCCTCAGTAACCTCAGGAATAAGCCAAGACACCCCCAGTTTGAGCTTTGGACTCCCCATCAATGAAATCTCCGCCTCTGTAATTCCAGGAGAGAATCAGGATGCCTCCAGACTGACTTTTGGGCTCCCTATTGATGAAATCTCAGTAATCCCAAATGATATCCATGAAAACCCCAGCCTGAACCTTGAACTTCCCATAGATGAGATTTCAGTAATCCCAGATGATACCCAGGATACCCCCAGCCTGGGCCTTGGGTTCCCCATTAATGAGATCTCCCCTGTAAACCTAGGTGAGAACCAGGACACCCCCAGCCTGATTCTTGAACTCCCCATAGATGAGATTTCAGTAATCCCAGATGATACCCAGGATACCCCCAGTCTGAGCCTTGAGCTCCCCATCAATGAGATCTCTTCCCCAGTAACCCCAGGAGATAACCAGGATGCTTCCAGCCTGACTCTTGGGCTCCCCATCAAGGAGATCTCAGTAATCTCAGATAATACCCAGGAAATCCCCAGCCTGGGCCTTGGGTTCCCCATTAATGAGATCTCCCCTGTAACCCTAGGTGAGAACCAGGACACCCCCAGCCTGAACCTTGAACTTCCCATAGATGAGATTTCAGTAATCCCAGATGATACCCAGGATACCCCCAGTCTGAGCCTTGAGCTCCCCATCAATGAGATCTCTTCCCCAGTAACCCCAGGAGATAACCAGGATGCTTCCAGCCTGACTCTTGGGCTCCCCATCAAGGAGATCTCAGTAATCTCAGATAATACCCAGGAAATCCCCAGCCTGGGCCTTGGGTTCCCCATCAATGAGATCTCCCCTGTAACCCTAGGTGAGAACCAGGACACCCCCAGCCTGATTCTTGAACTCCCCATAGATGAGATTTCAGTAATCCCAGATGATACCCAGGATAACTCCAGTCTGAGCCTTGGGCTCCCCATCAATGAGATCTCTTCCCCAGTAACCACAGAAGAGAATCAGAACAACCATACCCTAACTCTTGGGCTCCCTATTTCCTTCTCAGATGATATCTTGGATACCCCCAGCCTGAGCCTTGGGCTCCCCATCAATGGCATCTCCCTAGAAACCTCAGAAGTTAACCAACCCAACCTCATCCCGAGGCTTGTGCTTCCCATCAATGAGATCTCCACCACAGTAACTTCAGGAGTAAGCCAGGGCACTTCCAGATTGAGCCATGGACTCCCCATCAATGAGATCTCCTTCCCTGTAACCCCAGAAGAGAATCAGGATATCCCCAGTCTAGCTCTAAATTTCCCCATTGATAAGATCTCAGTAATCCCAGATAATACCCAGGAAATCCCCAGCCTGAGCCTTGGGCTACCCATCAATGAGATCTCCCCTGTAACCCTAGGAGAGAACCAGGACACCCCTAGCCTGATTCTTGAGCCCCCCATAGATGAGATTTCAGTAATCTCAGATAACACCCAGGATACCCACAATCTCCCCATCAATGAGATCTCTTCCCCATTGACCCCAGGAGATAACCAAGACACTTCCAGCCTGACTCGTGGGCTCTCCATCGAGGAGATCTCTGCCTCAGTAACGTCAGTTGTAAACCAAGGCACCTCAAGCCTTGGGCTCCCTATCAAGGAGATATCCACCATAGTAAACCCAGGAAATAACAAGGACATCCCCAGCTTGAGTTCTAATATCCCTACTAAGGACATTTCTGCCTCAGTAGCCTCAGGAATAAGTCAAGACATCTCCAGTCTGAGCTTTGGACATCCCATtgaggagattgctccaggagaTAACCAGTACACTCCCAGTCTGAGCCTTGGGTTCTCCATCAAAGATATCTCTGCCTCAGCAGTCCTAGGCGATAGCCAGGACACCTCCAGCCTGAGCCTCAGTCTACCCAGCAAAGAGATATCCACCCCAGCAAACCCAGAAAATAACCAGGACACCCATAATTTGAGCTCTGGACTTTCCATACATGAGATCTTTACTTCAGTAACCTTGGAAGTAAGCAAGGACAACACCAGCCTAAGCCGCAGACTCCCCATCAATGAACTGTCTTCCCCGGTATCACCAGGCGGTAACCAGGACACCCCCAGCCTGAAGATTACTGTCCCCTGGGATGAAAAATGCTCCTTAGAAGTTGCAAGAGCAAGAAG TTCTGGCTTTAAGGATTTGAGGGAGAAGGACCAGGTTCATTCCAACCAGTCCATAGGATCGGATCCAGCTCTGCTTTTTGCTAGTCCAGGAGGCAGTGAATCTGGGAGGCATGAGACAGCAGGCCCAGGCAG CAGGAGGCGGAAGGGCGGCGGCGCTGGAGGAGAGACGCAGGCTGCAGGCTCGGGAGCTGCGTCGCCGGAGCCAGGGGCCTCGGGGCCTGCAGAGGACGCTGCCAGCGCCAGCGGTGGGGCCGCAGAGCCCCGAGGCTTCGTTCTGCCCCTGCCTGTGCCGGACCCCTGCGGGGGCAGCGGGAGAAGCCGAGGGAAGAAGGCGCTTGTCGCCGAGGTGGAAAGCCACAGTGGTGGAGCTTTCCTGAGCGCCAGCGGAGATAAGGGCAGAGCGGAGGAGGGAAGCCTTATCTCTCGCTGGCCAGCACGGGCTGGGCTGACGCCTTTCAGGGAAGCGGGGCTGCTCCCGGCCAGGGAACAGCTGGGTGTCCAGCACCAGCCGCCAGTCTGCCTGCTCCCTGTGGGAAGAGAGGATGAGGATTGTGTTACCCTTCAAGAGTCCGAACAGGATCTAGGGCTTCATGAAACTGCAGCTATGACAGAAGGGGCTGCAGGGAGCGCAGATGGCCCAATAACGAGGCAGGAAAACGCCATCCTTCATCCTCGGGGTTCGGACACGGGCACGAGCGGAGCAGCGGAGGCTGTAACGGGTCGGCCTGAAGTGCCCAGCGCAGGTGCAGTGTCCTTTCTGGTGTGTGGTGACgacgagagagagatggaaactTCTGCTTCGGCGCCGGGTTTACCTCTCAGCACAGCCCAGGCCGTGGgcgcagagagggagcaggatgcAAACGGAGCGAGTGGTGCAGCGGAAAGAGAGGCCGGCGGCGCGGCGGGGGTGTCGCCCAGCCCCGAGTCCGACCAGCAGGCGAGATCTGCCCCAACCGCCCAAGAAGCGAGCAGAGACAGTCAGGCAGGAGAGCGGCGCTGCCTGGCCGGAGACGGCCTCCCTTATCCACGCGGAGCCGCGGCAGCCTCAGCCTGCGAGAGCCCGTCCTCGGACGCGGCTCACGGGGAGACCGGTGCCGGAGTATCCGCAAGGAGccctcctcctccagaccccGAAGCCTTGCAGAGGGACGGGGCCCTGTCGGGATCTGATGTCCCCACTCttgaagggaaggagggggacCTGTTTGTGCCACCCTTCCGGGACGTGGGGGCGGACGGGTCATCCCCTGGGCACCGCGGCCCTACAGTCAGGCAAGACGCGCCGGGGGAGTCTGCACCCGAAGCCCACGGCAAAGCTCAGCAACAGGAGGTGCTTGAAAGCGAGGAGGGCCTGGAAGGGAAGGGATGTGCAGGACCACTGGACACAGGTCCCGCTTCTCCAGCGGGCTCTCCGGAGAGCGAGCGGTCCTGCCTCCCACCCACAGAAACGTCCGACAGCGACCCTAAGGCTTGTGTGGAGAGCATGTCCTGCGGGGAGAAGGACAAGGCCGAGGACGACAGTGGAGACGATGAAGAGAAAGCACAGCTGTGTGAggctggaggggagagggacGTTTTAATTCCAGCCAAACCTGATCATAAAAAGCCAAGTCAAGAGGAAAGAGCTGGAGAGCAAGCTGCACTTATCCAGGCACACCTGAGCCCCTGTGAGACCCTCCAAGCGCTAGCAATCAGCCACCCACCACTGTCAGAGCGCGTGCAGGAGGCGGAGGGCAAAGCTGCAGCAGCTTTGCATGCAGGACGCGCTGACCCGGAGGCATCAGGGGCAGCGGCACAGGGTGACGAGAGCCCCTGCAGCCTGGGCTTTGCTGAAGCAGCACAATCTTTACGTCCCACGCCTGCCAAGCACGGAGAACACAAGCACGCAGAGCGCAGTCGCTTGGCCCTGCTGAGCCACGCCGGTGATGACAGTGGGAGGCCACCCAAAGAGGTTCTGGACAGCTTCCCGGTGCTCCCAGTGGAGCAGCACCAGGAAGCCCAGGCACCGTGCGCTGAAAAGCCAGCCAGCGTGTGTCGGGCAGTGCCGGGCTCCCCCGCAGTGACCGGGGAGCTCACAGCTTGCCCATCAGATACGCAACGTGCGCCAACTGCCGCCAACGCTCAAGAGGCATTGCCAACGAATGCCAAGCCTGCAGCAAGAGTCCCCCAAGCTCCCGGGAATCTCGGCTCCGATCCGCCGAGAGACACGACAAGGGCGCAAGGGAACGAAGGACCCGAGGGGCAACACCCAACCTCGGAGCTTGCATGTACAGCGGCGAGCGAAAGGGCGGCGAGGGCGCCCGGACCCAGCGACTCCTCTGTCCCAGCGAAGCAGAGAGCAGGCGAGGAGGTGCTGGAGAACGACGCGGCCATTCAGGCTGAGGCCTCCGGTGAACTGTGCCGCAGTCAGAGGGCAGAGGACGAACACCGGCCTGGCGCTCACGCCCTGCCTGGATCAGGGCTTCCAGCCGACCCGAGGAAGGAGACCCGGTGCCACGAAGCCGGCGCGCGCCAGGCTGTGGTGATGGAGGAGACCGCGGCTGGATCGCAGCGGCAGCGCGCTCCGGGACTCGTCGAGCGCCGCGGCCTCACAGGAGCAGCCTCGGGCGTGCAGCCGGACTCTGAGCCTGCTGTGCCGGAAGCCACTTTCCTGTCGGAGGGGCAGCAGCGGAGAACGGCAGCAAAGGAGCAGAGTGCACCTGGCCTGTGCCCTCACCCCCCTTCTGGAGCAGAGGGACCGGGCgctctccatcctcctcctcctcctccacagagcAGCACTGAGAGGGCAGGCCAGGAAGGAGCCGCTGAGGTGCAGAGCAAACGTCCCGCAGAGCCTCAGCCCCAACCAGAGGCCGAGGCCACCGAGGGCGCAAGGGGTTCAGAAGCAGGGAAGAATCTTCAATTCTCAGAAAGCGAAAGCCCAACGCATGAAAGCCacgcaggagaggaggaggggtcgGAGCAGAGGTCAGAGGTGCGCCCTGCCGACCCCGCTCTTCCTGCCTCCAAACACCGGCAAAGCAAAAGCTCCGCCCCGCTCGCCCCGGAGCTCCCCGTGGGACCTGGCGCATCCCGCCACAGAGCTGAGGTGGCAGCGGGCGGCGTGGCAGGGCCTGCCAAGGAGGCACACGTGGAAGGCAGCAGGACTGAGGGGGCGCAGGCAGTCCCCGCAGCAGGGGCGCCTGCTCCCAGCGCTCTCCGCAAAGACCCGCAGGAAGGCGCTGCCCAAGAAGCGGTGCCGGGAAGGAGCGAAGGCGGCAAGGGAGGCGGCCCTGGGCAGACGTCCCCGCCTGGCGCCCGTCCCGCTCCTGCAGTAGCACGGGAGGCGGCTGCTGAGGAAGGCCAGCGCGCTGGAGAGGAGAGTAAAGAGGGCGAGGCACAGCACGGGCGTCCTGAGGCGCAAGGCCGCCTCGCCAACGCGTGCCGTGACGATGGCTGGGCCTCGCTGGCTGGGGCTGGCGCCAGGAGAGCCAGCACGGAAAGCTTGGGAGCGGGGGCCACAGGGCAGGACACGCTGGGCCGTCGCAGGGTGAACGCGCGAGAGGAGGTGGTGTCAGAGCAGAACAAGAGGGCAGTGACTGGCACAGAAGGCTCTCGCCCTCAGACCAGCTCAGGGCCAGAGGGAAATTCAGCTGCAAGCTCACTCGCTGCCTCTTACGATGGCCCAGACACTCAGCACTTGGATGAGAGCCTCCCATATGTTGTCCAGATGCAGCCCCCTGTCCCATCATGTGCCGGGTCCCAGAGCCTCCCAGTGCCCAACACTCACCACGAGACTAcacaggagcccatcccatcaTGTGCCAGTCTCCAGAGCCTCCCAGAGCCCGGCAGTCACCACGTGACTAcacaggagcccatcccatcaTGTGCCAGTCTCCAGAGCCTCCCAGTGCCCGGCACTCACCACGAGACTAcacaggagcccatcccatcaTGTGCCAGTCTCCAGAGCCTCCCAGAGCCCGGCAGTCACCACGTGACTAcacaggagcccatcccatcaTGTGCCAGTCTCCAGAGCCTCCCAGTGCCCGGCACTCACCACGAGACTAcacaggagcccatcccatcaTGTGCCAGTCTCCAGAGCCTCCCAGAGCCCGGCAGTCACCACGAGACTACACAGGAGTCCATCCCATCATGTGCCAGTCTCCAGAGCCTCCCAGTGCCCGGCACTCACCACGAGACTAcacaggagcccatcccatcaTGTGCCAGTCTCCAGAGCCTCCCAGAGCCCGGCAGTCACCACGTGACTAcacaggagcccatcccatcaTGTGCCAGTCTCCAGAGCCTCCCAGTGCCCGGCACTCACCACGAGACTAcacaggagcccatcccatcaTGTGCCAGTCTCCAGAGCCTCCCAGAGCCCGGCAGTCACCACGAGACTACACAGGAGTCCATCCCATCATGTGCCAGTCTCCAGAGCCTCCCAGTGCCCGGCACTCACCACGAGACTAcacaggagcccatcccatcaTGTGCCAGTCTCCAGAGCCTCCCAGAGCCCGGCAGTCACCACGAGACTAcacaggagcccatcccatcGTGTGCCAGTCTCCAGAGCCTCCCAGAGCCCGGCAGTCACCACGAGACTAcacaggagcccatcccatcaTGTGCCAGTCTCCAGAGCCTCCCAGTGCCCGGCACTCACCACGAGACTAcacaggagcccatcccatcaTGTGCCAGTCTCCAGAGCCTCCCAGAGCCCGGCAGTCACCACGAGACTACACAGGAGTCCATCCCATCATGTGCCAGTCTCCAGAGCCTCCCAGTGCCCGGCACTCACCACGAGACTAcacaggagcccatcccatcaTGTGCCAGTCTCCAGAGCCTCCCAGAGCCCGGCAGTCACCACGAGACTACACAGGAGTCCATCCCATCATGTGCCAGTCTCCAGAGCCTCCCAGTGCCCGGCACTCACCACGAGACTACACAGGAGTCCATCCCATCATGTGCCAGTCTCCAGAGCCTCCCAGAGCCCGGCAGTCACCACGAGACTACACAGGAGTCCATCCCATCATGTGCCAGTCTCCAGAGCCTCCCAGTGCCCGGCAGTCACCACGAGACTACACAGGAGTCCATCCCATCATGTGCCAGTCTCCAGAGCCTCCCAGTGCCCGGCACTCACCACGAGACTAcacaggagcccatcccatcaTGTGCCAGTCTCCAGAGCCTCCCAGTGCCCGGCACTCACCACGAGACTAcacaggagcccatcccatcaTGTGCCAGTCTCCAGAGCCTCCCAGAGCCCGGCAGTCACCACAAGACTACACAGGAGTCCATCCCATCATGTGCCAGTCTCCAGAGCCTCCCAGAGCCCGGCAGTCACCACGAGACTACACAGGAGCCCGTCCCATCATGTGCCGGTCCCCAGAGCCTCCCAGTGCCCGGCAGTCACCACAAGACTAcacaggagcccatcccatcaTGTGCCAGTCTCCAGAGCCTCCCAGAGCCCGGCAGTCACCACGAGACTAcacaggagcccatcccatcaTGTGCCAGTCTCCAGAGCCTCCCAGAGCCCGGCACTCACCACGTGACTAcacaggagcccatcccatcaTGTGCCAGTCTCCAGAGCCTCCCAGAGCCCGGCAGTCACCACGTGACTAcacaggagcccatcccatcGTGTGCCAGTCTCCAGAGCCTCCCAGAGCCCGGCAGTCACCACGAGACTACACAGGAGCCCGTCCCATCGTGTGCCAGTCTCCAGAGCCTCCCAGAGCCCGGCAGTCACCACGTGACTAcacaggagcccatcccatcGTGTGCCAGTCTCCAGAGCCTCCCAGAGCCCGGCAGTCACCACGAGACTACACAGGAGCCCGTCCCATCGTGTGCCAGTCTCCAGAGCCTCCCAGAGCCCGGCAGTCACCACGTGACTAcacaggagcccatcccatcaTGTGCCAGTCTCCAGAGCCTCCCAGAGCCCGGCAGTCACCACGAGACTAcacaggagcccatcccatcaTGTGCCAGTCTCCAGAGCCTCCCAGAGCCCGGCAGTCACCACGAGACTAcacaggagcccatcccatcaTGTGCCAGTCTCCAGAGCCTCCCAGTGCCCGGCACTCACCACGAGACTAcacaggagcccatcccatcaTGTGCCAGTCTCCAGAGCCTCCCAGAGCCCGGCAGTCACCACGTGACTAcacaggagcccatcccatcaTGTGCCAGTCTCCAGAGCCTCCCAGTGCCCGGCACTCACCTCGAGACTACACAGGAGCCCGTCCCATCGTATGCCAGTCTCCAGAGCCTCCCAGAGCCCGGCACTCACTACGAGACTACACAGGAGCCCGTCCCATCGAGTGCCAGTCTCCAGAGCCTCCCAGAGCCCGGCAGTCACCACGAGACTACACAGGAGCCCGTCCCATCGTGTGCCAGTCTCCAGAGCCTCCCAGTGCCCGACACTCACCACGAGACTACACAGGAGCCCGTCCCATCGTGTGCCAGTCTCCAGAGCCTCCCAGTCCACGGCTCTCATGATGTGACGACACAGAGGTCAGGAGTGCAAAGGTATTTCGTGTGA